The nucleotide sequence AGTGTTACTAAAAAAGCAGTTACGCCATTATGAAAAAGAGTCCCCTTTTCTTTTCCACTTTTATGAGCTTTCTTCATAGGGTTGGATTTGAAACTATAGATTCCGAATAATAAAAGTAGTATACTACCTGAAATCTGAATGCCAAGCTTGTAGGTCGGGTTTTCTAAAGGTCCCATAATGAAACCCATTCCTAACCCTACGATGAGTGCGTAAATAGTGTCACTTACAGCTGCTCCGATACCAGTTATAAAACCATACCAACGACCCTTGTTCAAGGTTCGATGTATACATAATATTCCTACTGGACCCATGGGGGCTGAAGCAATAATACCAATGAGTAGTCCCTTAAAAATGAAATCCAGAATATCTAATTGAATGGGAAATTGCATGCCTCTTATTTTGGGT is from Prevotella melaninogenica and encodes:
- a CDS encoding LysE family translocator produces the protein MQFPIQLDILDFIFKGLLIGIIASAPMGPVGILCIHRTLNKGRWYGFITGIGAAVSDTIYALIVGLGMGFIMGPLENPTYKLGIQISGSILLLLFGIYSFKSNPMKKAHKSGKEKGTLFHNGVTAFLVTLSNPLIIFLFIASYAQFAFVQPDRPLEMIIGFACIPAGALLWWYGLSWLIDKIRGKFDDNGILIINKVIGSVVILFSIIMLLGTVFNLYHLPTIDNLMD